One genomic region from Podarcis raffonei isolate rPodRaf1 chromosome 16, rPodRaf1.pri, whole genome shotgun sequence encodes:
- the LOC128403719 gene encoding protein S100-A7-like, with protein MKTLLEKALECIINIFHQYAIRNPMDDYLQFKEFEKLLKEQAQPFLKDTLPPGMNQDAYIKKMFEKADKSRDGKLKFTEFLPVLELALIDAHNRSHRLPETGH; from the exons ATGAAAACTCTCCTGGAGAAGGCTTTGGAGTGCATAATCAACATCTTCCACCAGTATGCCATTCGGAACCCAATGGATGACTACCTGCAGTTCAAGGAGTTCGAGAAGCTATTGAAGGAACAAGCTCAGCCTTTCTTGAAGGACACTCTACCT CCCGGTATGAACCAGGATGCTTACATCAAGAAGATGTTTGAAAAAGCAGACAAGAGCCGTGACGGGAAGCTGAAGTTCACTGAGTTCTTGCCTGTGCTGGAGCTTGCCCTCATAGATGCTCACAACAGATCCCATCGCCTGCCCGAGACGGGGCACTGA